A part of Cannabis sativa cultivar Pink pepper isolate KNU-18-1 chromosome 6, ASM2916894v1, whole genome shotgun sequence genomic DNA contains:
- the LOC115694979 gene encoding uncharacterized protein LOC115694979: MVSTIIRGHRLDGFINGSRPCPPELIPAPTSTEENPAVTLNPDYEHWIVSDQLLMGWIYSSMTESVAIEVMGCASSTTLWSALENLFGAHSRAKMDDTRTLIQTTRKGATPMVEYLKQKKMWSDSLALAGDPYPEAHLISNVTSGLDAQYLAIVVQIEARTNISWQEAQEMLLSFDSKLERLHAVGGNKSNGTSGGVNTGPSANLAAANLLGKPTNNSNRGRGS; this comes from the coding sequence TGTCGACCATCATTCGAGGGCACAGACTCGATGGCTTCATCAATGGTAGTCGTCCCTGCCCACCAGAACTCATACCAGCACCAACCTCCACTGAAGAAAACCCAGCCGTTACTCTAAACCCTGACTATGAGCACTGGATCGTTAGTGACCAGCTGCTCATGGGATGGATTTACAGTTCTATGACCGAATCTGTGGCTATTGAGGTCATGGGATGCGCCTCATCTACTACCCTCTGGAGTGCCTTGGAAAATCTGTTTGGAGCCCATTCTCGAGCCAAGATGGATGACACTCGAACCTTGATACAAACAACAAGAAAAGGAGCTACTCCCATGGTTGAATATCTCAAGCAGAAAAAGATGTGGTCAGACAGTCTTGCATTAGCTGGGGACCCTTATCCTGAAGCCCATCTCATCTCAAATGTTACCTCTGGTTTGGATGCTCAATACCTTGCTATTGTTGTACAAATTGAAGCTAGAACTAACATTTCATGGCAGGAAGCTCAAGAGATGTTGCTGAGTTTTGACAGCAAACTCGAAAGGTTGCATGCTGTAGGAGGAAATAAAAGTAATGGAACATCAGGAGGAGTCAACACAGGGCCATCTGCCAATCTTGCAGCTGCTAATCTTCTTGGGAAACCAACCAACAACTCAAATCGAGGAAGGGGAAGCTAG